From Candidatus Angelobacter sp.:
CCAGCACAATCAACTTGCCCTCGGCCATGATTGCGGAGCCGCGCCCGTAAACGCCAGGCTGCGGCAAATAGCGACCGCTATGCGCTGGCCAGCTTTCGTCCCGGTCCCACATGAGTTTGCCGGTTTTCAACTCGACACACCGAAAGCGCGCGTCCGGCTCGTTACGGCCGCTGAAGGCGTAGAGGCAACCTCCGTGATAAACCGGCGTGTTCCAGTGAAGCTCCAGGACGTCGCTCCGCCAGGCCTCGTCGAAATGTCGATTGTCGGAATTTAGACGCAACAGGACGGAACCGATCTTGTAGTACGCTGCGGAAATCAAAACCGTGTCGTCCACGACAACCGGGCTCATCGCGTTCACCGATTCTTCCACGCGCGAGCGAAACCAAAAACTGGTATCGACGATTCCGTTCGAAGGATTCAGAGAGACCAAACCCTGGCGCATCAAACAAAGAACCTGGCGCCGGCCGTGAATCGTCGCTGCGACGGGCGTGGAATAACTGGCCTGTTTGTCCCAGTTTTTCCACTGCACTTTCGGCTCACCCGGCCAACCTGTCATGGTCACGCCCTGCCAGTTTTCCTGTCCGACATTTTCCCAGATCGTTCTGCCCGTCTTCGCGTCAAACGCCACGACGCCAGAGTTCGGCTGGCCGCCGACCATCGCGATCAGCAAATTACCTTCCAGCAGCGGCGTGCTGCCGACCCCGAAGAATGCTTCCGGGACGTTCCAATCCCTGCTGGTATCGCGCTGC
This genomic window contains:
- a CDS encoding PQQ-binding-like beta-propeller repeat protein; amino-acid sequence: MKRFVCLIVISLTGFFPTFTHSESGDWPQFRGPHGNGISDETGLLDRWPTNGPPIVWEKKIGTGYGAPSVLAERLILHHRVGDEEIVQCLDAATGKPLWHYDYPSRYIDPYGYNNGPRCTPLLTSNLCYTFGAEGKLLCLDIQTGGLVWQRDTSRDWNVPEAFFGVGSTPLLEGNLLIAMVGGQPNSGVVAFDAKTGRTIWENVGQENWQGVTMTGWPGEPKVQWKNWDKQASYSTPVAATIHGRRQVLCLMRQGLVSLNPSNGIVDTSFWFRSRVEESVNAMSPVVVDDTVLISAAYYKIGSVLLRLNSDNRHFDEAWRSDVLELHWNTPVYHGGCLYAFSGRNEPDARFRCVELKTGKLMWDRDESWPAHSGRYLPQPGVYGRGSAIMAEGKLIVLGEGGLLGIFRPNPQKPEEISRWQVPSLHFPCWAAPVLSRRKLYLRSEDNLVCVNLAK